One window from the genome of Pseudomonadales bacterium encodes:
- a CDS encoding RND family transporter, with protein sequence MSDHSSLSSYQYGSEAKIYERVIFNSRPVLLVIFALATLFLGYQASQIKPDTSFLKMIPSNHPFVQNMVDNLDNLGATGTPIQIAVEHTEGDIFDAEYMETLKKISDEVFYLPGVDRRSLESLWTPNVRWSEVTEEGFEGGPVLPNGYDGSPERLEAFRTNVLRSGRVGSLVADNFNSSIVQATLFDQDPDTGEQLDYAEFSRQLEEKVRDQFQSDKIKIRIIGVSKLIGDLTEGGEKIGVFFLVAFLITMVMLFWYTRCWIGAIVPLVCSVIAVIWQLGLIRLGIFESYGIGNGISAYSMLVPFLVFAIGVSHGIQIINAIAIEQSDGAGAELAARKAFRTLYVAGMTALISDGIGFLTLLLIDIQAIKELAVAAGIGIAVIVMTNLVLLPILMSYFGLTKAGIAHVNEKSQKHPVFLEKLSYFAHPKVATVSILIAVCGFAVGIIGGKGLKIGDLDTGAPELHPDSRYNLDNKFISENYTVSSDIFIIMVNTPEEKCSLYENVEVIDRFGWVMENVPGVQSSVSFSFVIRSILMGFNEGSLKWNSIPRDQQAINSTFFQIPSQLVSTDCSFAPIILFLQDHKAETLDRVVAAAEQFIADNPMDNLTFTLATGNAGIEAATNDVIADAQSQMLIVIYIVVMVLILGSFSSVAAVACIVIPLALTSSLCQALMAQLGIGVKVATLPVIALGVGIGVDYGIYIYGRLETFLERGMGLQEAYFNTLKTTGKAVLLTGIALAIGVGTWIWSPIKFQADMGKLXTFMFLWNMVGAIWLLPALAHFLVKPEKMVKRGRRKEDKLQQKLNSA encoded by the coding sequence ATGTCTGACCATTCTTCACTCAGCTCTTACCAGTACGGTTCTGAAGCTAAAATTTACGAGCGAGTTATTTTCAACTCGCGTCCTGTATTGCTGGTTATCTTTGCGCTTGCCACCTTGTTTTTAGGCTATCAAGCCAGTCAAATTAAACCCGATACTTCCTTTCTAAAGATGATTCCATCCAACCATCCCTTCGTTCAGAATATGGTGGACAATCTAGATAATCTTGGTGCTACCGGAACCCCTATCCAAATAGCGGTCGAGCACACCGAGGGTGACATTTTTGATGCAGAGTATATGGAGACACTGAAAAAAATCAGTGACGAAGTATTTTATTTGCCCGGTGTTGATCGTCGTTCGCTAGAGTCTCTTTGGACGCCAAATGTGCGTTGGTCAGAAGTGACAGAAGAAGGTTTTGAGGGCGGCCCAGTGCTGCCTAATGGTTATGATGGCTCACCCGAACGTCTTGAAGCGTTTCGTACTAATGTTTTACGTTCGGGACGCGTGGGATCCTTAGTCGCCGATAATTTCAACTCATCGATTGTGCAAGCGACTTTATTTGATCAAGATCCTGATACTGGCGAACAGTTAGACTATGCCGAGTTTTCGCGCCAGCTTGAAGAAAAAGTGCGCGATCAATTTCAGAGTGACAAAATCAAAATTCGTATCATAGGTGTGTCCAAGTTGATTGGTGACCTTACCGAGGGCGGCGAGAAAATCGGCGTGTTCTTCTTGGTCGCTTTCTTAATTACCATGGTCATGTTGTTCTGGTACACACGATGCTGGATAGGTGCGATTGTGCCGCTGGTTTGTTCAGTGATCGCGGTAATTTGGCAGTTAGGCCTGATTCGCTTAGGCATTTTTGAAAGTTACGGCATTGGTAACGGTATTTCGGCTTATTCGATGTTGGTGCCGTTTTTGGTTTTTGCTATCGGCGTTAGTCACGGCATTCAAATTATCAATGCGATCGCGATTGAACAGTCTGATGGTGCTGGTGCAGAGCTTGCCGCGCGAAAAGCATTTAGAACCCTCTATGTGGCTGGCATGACCGCGTTGATTTCTGATGGCATTGGCTTTCTAACGTTGCTATTAATTGATATCCAGGCGATTAAAGAGTTAGCAGTCGCGGCCGGTATTGGTATTGCGGTGATTGTGATGACCAATTTAGTACTGCTGCCAATTTTGATGTCTTACTTTGGTCTGACCAAAGCTGGGATTGCCCACGTCAATGAGAAAAGCCAAAAGCACCCGGTGTTTTTAGAAAAGCTGTCTTATTTTGCCCATCCGAAAGTTGCAACGGTATCGATTCTAATTGCGGTATGCGGCTTTGCAGTGGGTATTATTGGCGGCAAGGGCTTAAAAATTGGCGACTTGGATACGGGCGCGCCCGAATTGCACCCGGATTCGCGTTATAACCTTGATAATAAGTTTATTTCTGAAAACTATACCGTTAGCTCAGATATTTTTATCATCATGGTCAATACGCCGGAAGAAAAATGTTCTTTATATGAGAATGTTGAAGTTATTGATCGTTTTGGCTGGGTCATGGAAAATGTACCCGGAGTACAGTCGAGTGTTTCATTCAGTTTCGTTATTCGCTCGATCTTGATGGGCTTCAATGAAGGAAGTTTGAAGTGGAATAGTATTCCTCGTGATCAGCAAGCGATTAACTCAACGTTTTTCCAAATTCCGAGTCAGTTAGTCAGCACTGATTGCTCTTTTGCGCCGATTATCCTGTTCTTGCAGGATCACAAAGCCGAGACTCTAGATCGTGTTGTGGCTGCTGCTGAGCAGTTTATCGCCGATAATCCGATGGACAATCTTACCTTTACCCTGGCTACTGGTAATGCCGGTATTGAGGCGGCTACTAACGATGTCATTGCTGATGCTCAATCTCAAATGCTCATTGTGATTTATATTGTTGTGATGGTGCTCATTTTAGGTAGCTTTAGCTCGGTTGCAGCGGTTGCCTGTATTGTCATTCCCTTGGCTTTGACCTCATCTTTATGTCAGGCCTTAATGGCGCAGCTAGGCATTGGTGTGAAAGTAGCGACGCTTCCGGTGATTGCTTTGGGCGTTGGTATTGGGGTTGATTACGGTATTTATATCTATGGCCGACTGGAGACTTTCCTTGAGCGCGGCATGGGTTTGCAAGAGGCATACTTTAATACCTTAAAAACCACCGGTAAGGCTGTGCTATTAACCGGTATTGCGTTGGCGATCGGCGTTGGCACATGGATTTGGTCGCCGATTAAATTTCAGGCGGATATGGGTAAGCTGNTAACCTTTATGTTCTTATGGAATATGGTAGGTGCAATTTGGTTGCTGCCGGCTTTAGCACATTTCTTGGTTAAGCCTGAAAAAATGGTTAAGCGTGGCCGCCGCAAAGAAGACAAATTGCAGCAAAAATTAAACTCTGCATAG